The DNA segment CCATCTAAATTTCTTTTCACTTTTTTTGTTTTCTTAACAAGACGTGCCATATTCCTTTATCCTTCTCTCTATTACTCTTAACTTCGCACTATGCGATCGACGATTGATTTCTAGCTCTGTTTCTTTTGCTAGGATTGGTTTCTTATGCACCAATCGAAAGTCAGCTTGCTTTATATCCCTGGATTTAATTGGAAGTCTTGTGTCCGGTTGTTCAACTTCACAATGTTTCTTTAAAATATGTTTGACCATGCGATCCTCAATCGAGTGGAAACTAATGACCGCCAAGCGACCACCTTCCTCCAATAATGAACAAGCTTGATTTAAAGCTTGTTCCAGCGATCCTAATTCATCATTAACTTCCATACGAATGGCTTGGAACACCTGTTTTGCTGGATGTTTCTTTTTTCTTAACTCCTTTGCCGGTAGACAAGATTTAATGATGTCTACTAGTTCAAAAGTGGTTTCAATTGGTTGGATTGCACGAACTTCACAAATCTTACTAGCAATCTTAGGTGCATAGCGTTCTTCTGAATACTTGAAGAAAATATCGGTTAACTCTTTAGCACTATAATTGTTGACCACTTGATAAGCATCCAAATCCTGCTTTTGATCCATGCGCATATCCAAGCGTGCCTCAAATCGATAGCTAAAGCCTCTTTCACCTTGATCAAACTGTGGTGAACTAACACCAAGGTCAAAAAGAATACCATCGACTTTTTCAACTCCTAACTCATGAAGCTTTTCAACCATTCGAGAAAAATCTGCATGAATTAAAGTTACTTTCTTTTCGTAATCTTTAAGTTTTAAAGAGCACTCTTCAATAGCTTGTTCATCTTTATCAAAAGCATATAAATGACCGGTGCTTAATTGCTTTAAAATCTCTGTACTATGCCCGGCTCGACCTAAAGTTGCATCCACATAAATACCATCCGGATGGAGATTTAAGGCTTCCATACTTTCTTCTAACAAAACCGAAATGTGTTCACTCATAGAAGCATCTCCGTTAAGTCTTCCGCAAAGTTTTCAAAGTTGTCACCACCGATTTTGCTATACTCGTCGTATTTCTTT comes from the Bulleidia sp. zg-1006 genome and includes:
- the rsmH gene encoding 16S rRNA (cytosine(1402)-N(4))-methyltransferase RsmH, whose protein sequence is MSEHISVLLEESMEALNLHPDGIYVDATLGRAGHSTEILKQLSTGHLYAFDKDEQAIEECSLKLKDYEKKVTLIHADFSRMVEKLHELGVEKVDGILFDLGVSSPQFDQGERGFSYRFEARLDMRMDQKQDLDAYQVVNNYSAKELTDIFFKYSEERYAPKIASKICEVRAIQPIETTFELVDIIKSCLPAKELRKKKHPAKQVFQAIRMEVNDELGSLEQALNQACSLLEEGGRLAVISFHSIEDRMVKHILKKHCEVEQPDTRLPIKSRDIKQADFRLVHKKPILAKETELEINRRSHSAKLRVIERRIKEYGTSC